Within Mongoliitalea daihaiensis, the genomic segment TGAAACTGCCATGCCGTCCAGTCTATTTTCTTAAAGGAGAGTATTGGTCTTTTGAAGAATCAATTTATTTGTCCTTTAATATGAAGGAGCTAAAAGAATACGTTCGCTAACATCACCTTGGAAGACAGCGGGCGGTTCATAGTAAATAAATAGTTTAGTATCTTTAAAAAGTTAGAAGTAGGCTGGAAGAGAACGGCTCCGAATGCCCGCCGTCTCCAAGCTGAGGACCGTCAGGCTGTGAAAAAACTTTCAGTTTTTTGAAAAAACCGCATTTCTGAGGAGTATAGGGGGTTCGTAGAGAGGTAATCTTGAACCTGAGTCAATTTTAAGTTTAATTCGTTAGTTTTATAGATTAAAGTTTTAAAGGCCAATAGGGCCTTGAATAGACCAAAAAGGCTTGATTTTAAGGCCAAAGAAACCCTTTTGTAGTCGGGTTTCCAGTTTTGGATTAGTTGTAAGAGCTCAGGTATTCCGAGGATGTTAATGGTTCGTTTGAGGTTGTAGACTGTCATGATGAGTGCAAACTCACCGTTTACTTTTTCCAATCCCCGGAGGTCAGTAAAATTAAATCCCCATTTTCTTTTGGCAGTTCCGTAGATGTGTTCGATTATCATCTGTCGCCTTTTGTACAGTTCTTTGTTTTTGGAGGTTTTTGAGGTTAGCTTCAACTGCTTCTGCATATTCACTTCTTTCTATCTCCCTACCTCCGTCTTTTCTTCCTGTACAGAGATGTTTGACCGGACATGTTTTACAATCTGGGGTTCTGTATTTTTTGAACAGGTGATGGTCTCTTTCTCTGGTTTTTTTGTGCCATGTTCCTGTGGATGTAAGTGTACTACCTTGCGGACAGGTGTAGGTATCGTTGTCTGGATTATAGGTGAATTTGGTAACGAGGTACTCTTCTGTTGTTCCAAATTTATTGGAGTTGACTATTTCACTGGGGGCTACAATGGTCTGAATTCCGTTGTTCTGGCAATCCTGTAATTCTCTTCCGTTGTGATATCCTTTGTCTGCGAGAACAGTGAAACCATCCGAATGGAGGTTTTCCTTGGCTTCGGAAGCGATGTCATGGAGGGCGTTTCTATCGTTTTTGTTAATGACATGTGTAGCTACGACGAGTTTGTGTTTGTCATCGACTGCTGCCTGCACGTTATATGAGACCTCAACGACCTGTCCTTGTACGAGCAGTGCCCTAGCATCGGGATCTGTGGTGCTTAGTTGGGTATCCCCGCTTTGTTTGAGCTGTTCCTGAAGGAGCTCATAATTGATTTTGTTGTTTTTGAAGTAGTCGATTTTTTGTTCGAGGAGCTGTATGCTTTGTTCGGATAGTTCGAGACTGTCAGCTTGGTCTAGTTGTTGGAGGTATTCTTCGAGTTTTTGTTCGATATAGTTGAGATGCCTGTCTATTTTATTTTGGCTGTAGTTGTTTTTCTTGCTGTTGGAAGCTCTGAATTTACTACCATCGACTGCAATGGTTTTTCCTCCTATGAGACCTGCTTCCTGCAGGAAAGTTGTGTAGAGTTTGAAGCAGTTTTTGAGAGCTTTGGGATTGATTTTACGGAAGTCTGCGATGGTATGGTAGTTGGGAGCAAGGCCATTGATGAGCCATCTGACTTCAATATTTCGAAGGCATTCTTTTTCAAGTCTTCTGCTGCTTCGGACGCCGTTAAAGTAGCCGTAAAAATAAAGCTTAAGAAGAATTTTAGGTTCAAAAGAAGGTCTTCCGTCGAGATAGGGATTATGTTTTTTGGTCTGTTCTTCATCGGTAGGTTTTGAATTAAACCCCAGGAGTTCCAGGTCAAGCATATCAATAAAGGCATCGATTATTCTGACGGGATTGTCATTGGGAATGGCATCTTCCAAACAGGAGAAGGTCAATTGAAACCGGTCTATTCCTAGGATGTGGTGCATGGAAATTTGTTAGTGGTCATCAAAACAAATACAACTAAATTTACTAATTTTAGAGGAAATGAAAAACCGTTGAACTAAGAAAAATGAGAGACTTTTTTCACGGTCTGACGTTGGACTCAATTCTAAAATGGCAAAGCAGAATCCTTGGATAATCGGAATATTAGGTTTTGGAGTTTTTCTATACCTAGCATGGAATAATTTTCAAATACCATTTGCTCCATGGACAAAAACAGCAGAAGCCAAAGCAGTGATTACAGAAAATGCTCTTGGGTATGGGCCAATGGGGAGAGGATTTACTCAAATTATCACGATATCCTATCAGGTTGACGATTCAGTTTATGTTCAGAAGAAAAAACTTTCCCAGAGAATCGATAAAAAGGAAATTGGATCAAAGGTATTAATAGAATATGCTGTTAAAGATCCTGGCAATTTTGAAATCAAAGGTTTTTTGAAATAATGAACTAATATTTTTATCAAAAAACTTTATCTTCCAACATGGAATCAATTGACTTCATTTCTGAGATAGTGGTTTTCAAACCCTCCCAAGGTAGCAATGAATTTGAAATCATTTTGGATGGGGAGCACGATACGGTTTGGGTCACCGAACAGCAGCTTGTTGAGTTATTTGGTAAAGCTAGAAGAACGATTGGTGAGCACATCCGAAATATTTACAAAGAGGGAGAATTGGAAAAAGAGTCAACTTGGCGGAATTTCCGCCAAGTTCAAAAAGAAGGGGAAAGAAAAGTAAAAAGGGCAGTTTCAGCTTACAATTTGGATGTAGTAATCTCAGTTGGATACCGAGTAAAATCACCTGTTGGGATTGAATTTAGAAAATGGGCAACCCAAAGGCTAAAGGATTACTTGGTGAAAGGCTATGCCATCAACAGCGAATTACTGAGCAAGCAAGGTCAAAAAATCATACAATTAGAAAATCAGCTTGATATTTTAAGAGAAAGAACCTTCGAATCACAAAGAGTATTGACAGAAGGATTTTTGGATATTATTTTAAAGTATTCCAAATCTTTTGAATTACTCAATAGGTATGATTCAGAAGATCTTCAGCTCGATAACCTTTCCAAAGAAATCATTTATGTCATCAACTATGATGATGTCAAGAAAGCCATTCACCAATTAAAGAAGGAATTGGTTCAGAAAGGAGAAGCCGGAGAGCTCTTCGGAAACGAGAAAGATGATTCATTCCGGGGAATATTGGGAAGTATCTCCCAAACGGTGTTTGGAGAATTGGCATATCCAACCATTGAAGAGCAGGCGGCACAGTTGTTATATTCTGTCATCAAAGGACATGCTTTTAGCGATGGTAATAAGAGAATTGGTTCATTTCTGTTTGTATGGTTCTTAGAGCAGAACAGTTATCATTTGGATGAAAGAGGAGTAAGAAAAATAAATGAAAATACATTGGTAGCACTGGCATTGGCAGTAGCGCAAAGTTTACCTGAGCAAAGGGATTTGATGATTAAACTGATAGTGAACCTAATAAAGAACTAAGTCCAACATCACCTTGGAAGACAGCGGGCGGTTCCAAGTAAATTGAAAGTTTATTATCTTTAAGAAGTTAGGAGTAGGCTGGAAGAGAACGGCTCCGAATGCCCGCCGTCTCCAAGCTGAATCCCGTTGTGCTTCATGCTAAAAACGACACTACAAATGACAGAGCCATATTTCAAAATAGAATGGATTATTAATCTGATTAAGGAGCAAGAACCTGAACGAATTGATTTAGTTGAGCAATTGCAAAAATCTGAAAGGAAAGAATGGATTAGACAACCATATATTAGATTTGTTTCTGGAGAGAGACAGAATTTGCCTGGTTCAGAATGGCAATTTGAGGAGAATATTGTGTTGGAGCATGACACGGAAGGAACAATAGTTTTGGATATTTTGAAAGACGGACGTATCGGAGGGATTGAATTTGTTTCGCAAATATGACAATAATGGGAGAAGTAAGTCAGGAAATATCAACAGCTATAAAAGCTTTAAAGTACTCTGATGAACAAATAAGGCTTTTAGATTTTGACTCTGGTAAAGAATTGTATTTTAAACTTCTTGACTGGTTTGTAAAGTCAGGAGACAGACGTTGGTGGTGGGAGGATTTTAAACAAGAGTCGTTTGATTTTCCTAAATATGAGAAACCATTCGAGCAATTGATTAAAATTATACCAGACGCAGATAAAAATGTTTGGCTAATGGTTGAAGATGACCAAGAGGATTTCTATCAAATTTATGACTGTCAGCCCTCAATTATTGGAAAATTAATCGGAGAATGTTTCGGATTTGAATATTATGTGATTGACAAAAATAAGGACTGGTTGATTTGTGAAAATCATCATAATAGATTAATCGGACTTGGTCAAAGATTGAAAGAAAGAAATATGGATAAAACTAAATAAAGCACGAAAGCACAACACTTGGTATAGTGCATGCGGGTTTCAGAGGTTTGCGAAGGTTTGTGGCTCGTAAAAAAAGTTGGTGTAAACTGATAAGTAATCGTCTCGTACTCCCGCACGACACCATACCATCAACCGTTGTGCGTCATTAAAACCAACGAAACCACGAATAGATAAAACAATAAAATGAATAGATTGAATTTAACAATTGGACTCTTTTTAATTTTAATGAATGTATCATGCTCTCGTAGCAAGTTGACAGAAATTTCATTGAATTGTGGATGTGTAGTAACAGAACACTTTATTGCGAGTACAGATGATATTGAAAACAGTACCAAGAAATATACTTTTAAAAATAGTCAATTGTTTGACTTGGGGGTTTCAAAAGATGGATTTGCAAATAGTTTTTCACTTCAAATAAGTAATCTAATTGATGAATCTGAAAAATTTGACTTGATAGAAATCGATATTGTAAAGGAAGAAAATGGAGAAATTCAATCTAAGAAAGCTTTTACATATGAATTAGAAGAATTAAAAAAAGAACTGCCAAAATATTTGGAACTTGAATCATTTGTATCTGAATTCATTAAACATATTTACAATAAGGACTATTCTTCGTGTCTTGAATATATTGACTTTGAAGATGAAAATGAATTTAAGTCGATTATTGATAAGGTTTATGACGGACTAAATAAGGATTATCGAGAAACAAGAATTGTTGACTATAAAGCAAACGGGGACAGCTATTCTATTTTTGGTGTTATAAAATCTCAGAGTGACCAACTTGACTTGTTTACTATGGAACTTAAAGGAGTGGATGATGGATTTGTAATAATTTCATTCGACTTCTAAAAAATAACGAATGCACAACATCACCTTGGATACAGCGGGCGGTTCAGAGTAAATAGAAAGTTTCCTATCTTTAAGAAGTTAGGAGTAAGTTTGAAGAGCACGGCTCCGAAATCCCGCCGTCTCAAAGCTGAATCACGTTGTGCATGAAAAAATGCCCGCCGATTTAAAAAATTCGTATCTTTAAGAAAGATTAAAAATATGGAAACTATTAGAGTTGATATATTGAATCCTAAGGCCAAAGCCCTTTTGAAAGATTTGGCAAATTTGGATTTGATAAGGATTAAGAAAGACAAATCTGAAAATGCTTTTTCTGAAGTATTGAAAAAATTCAGGAGTAAGTCAGATGAAGCCCCAAGTTTAGAAGAAATTACTAAAGAGGTTGAAGCAGTCCGCAAAGCCTGGTATGAAAAATAGAAGGGTAATTCTAGATACTAATCTGTGGATAAGTTTTTTAATCTCCAAAAGGCAAAAGGAATTGGATATCCTTCTTGAATCTGGGGCAGTAACACTGATTTTTTCGCAAGAATTGTTTGAAGAGTTTTTAGAGGTTTCAGAAAGGTCCAAATTCAAAAGATTTTTTAAAAATCAGATATCAAAGCACTTCTGACCCAAATTGAAACTTTTGGAGAATTAATAAGGGTGGAATCAAAAATCAATGAATGTAGGGATCCAAAAGATAATTTCTTATTGAGTCTTTCGGTTGATGGTAAAGCAGATTTCTTAGTAACAGGAGATTCTGAGTTATTAGTATTAGGGAAGATAGAGAAGATAAAAATTGTTTCTTGGGCTGAATTCATTTCTCAAGAATAAAAATCATAGCCTGTCCCGCTTAAGCGGGAACACCACAACATCACCTTGGATACAGCGGATAGTTTCGTTTAAGGAACGAGATTCGTATGTTGTTAATGATAGGCTGGAAGCGAAGTGCTCCAAAAGCCTGCTTGGCGGCAGAAAGGCCCGCCGTCTCAAAGCTGAATCCCGCCGTGCGGGAGCCTGCCCTGCATAGTGGGGGTCTGACGTTAACAGTTATTTTAAAACGACCTTGTAAATTGACAAAATGAATTAAATGAAAAGAACTAAAAACATATTGAAAACGATTATTTTTGGAGTGTTAATTTAGCTTCTGATTTCTTGTGGCGACAATTCAAAAACAACAATCAAACAAACTAATAAAAATGTTATGTCAAAAAAATCAAACCTTGTTGTTTATTTTGAAATACCAGTGACTGACATTGACAGAGCAGTAAAGTTTTATAAGGCAGTATTCCACTTTGACTTCGACAAAGAAAATATTGACAATAATGAAATGGCGTTGTTTCCCTTTGTAGACGAAAATTCAGGAATTACAGGTGCATTAGCTAAGGGGGAAATCTACAAACCAACAAAAGATGGAGTTGTGATTTACTTCAAGACAGAAAATATTGATGAAACACTAAAATTAGCTACCTCAAATGGTGGACAAATTTTATATCCCAAAACGGACAATGGAATTGGACTTGTTGCCGAATTTGAAGACTCAGAAGGAAACAGAATCGCATTATATCAAACTAAGTGATGATAAAAAAAACGAGCGCTAACAATGCGTTTAATCAATTGTATGTCAGTTACTTATTGACAGGGAAGCGCTTTGAAGACAGCTCTTCACTTATTGACAGATTTGGATATTAAAATCGCCAACTTATTAAATATGCAAAACGTTGTGTCAAATGCTAAAACGAAACTCACAGAAAAATTGTAGATTGTAGTTTAAATGAATAGGTGATGAAAATTTCAGAGAAAAATATTGAACAAATTAAAAAACTTTGCAAAGAATACAGAGTGAAGAATTTTTCTGTTTTTGGTTCTGTCTTGACCGACAGCTTTTCCTCTGATTCCGATATAGACTTTGTGGTTGACTTTGACGAAAATGACCCAATAAAATATACCGATTTGTATTTCCAACTAAAAGAAAAATTGGAATTGATTTTAAAGCGACAAATTGACTTGATAGAAGAACGTGGAATAAAAAATTCATTTTTCAGAAAGGAAATTGACGAGTCAAAAGTTGTGATTTATGGATAATAAAATAAATGCTTGGCTTGAGGATATTTTAAGGTCAATCGACGAGATTTTTGATTTTTTGCCTGAAAAGAAAGATTTTTTAGAATTTCAGAAAGACCTAAAGACCAAAAAAGCGGTCGAACGAAATATTGAAATTATTGGCGAAGCAGTTAATAGGATAACGAACCACAAAAACACTAAAATCGAAATACAAAATGCAAGACAGATTATTGGAACAAGAAACAGAATAGCCCACGAGTATGACAACATTTCTGACGAAATTATCTGGACTATAATAGTGAGAGAACTTCCGAAACTGAAAGAAGAAATAAAAAAGTTCAAAAATTAAGCACTTGCCACAACAGCCTCTAAGAAAACATGGGGCGTCCAGTGCCAAGGGAAAGGTTATCCCCCGAACTAACAATTAATATGAGGGAAAGGAAATTGCTTCGAAATGCCCCACGTTTCTTAGCTCTTAGTCGTTATTGGAATTTATAGCCAAAGGGATGAATAGGTTCAAAGTCGTTGAAAGCAAATTTTCAAAACAAGTTTTTTTGGACTATCTGCGGCTCCATTATTTCACTGATATTTAAATTCTCTACCAGATCAGTCCAAAACCAGTATTCGCGGCTGCCATGTTAAATGCAGGGATGTTTACTTCCTGAATATCATTTGCCCGCTCGTGAAGCTTTTTCCATTCCTCTTGAAGTTCTTCGTAGCGTTTCTTTGTTCCTTCTGTGACTTGGGGAATGCTTCCTTCCGTTTGGTTGATGAGAAAGAGGTAATTTGCAGTGAATTTATTTGGGAAGTTTTCTACATCGTCATAAGCTTTGGATTTGCGCTGTACCATACCCTCATCCCATTCAACCATGAGTTGTAGTAGTTCTTTTCCTTGCCGTGCGAGCTCCTGATGCTGGTTAGCCGCTTCCAATGATTTTAAAAATGCGCTTAACTTTTCCTGTTTGGCTTTCAAATCATTGACCAGCGCATGCATCTGGGTAAGGTCAGCTTCCATAGTTTGCATCCATTGTTCATGTGTTTTCCAATTGTCTTCGGCAATTTCCATCAATGGGTTAGGGATAATTTTTGCAAGAGTTTCAGCTTGTTGATTTCCTTGTTGGAGGGATATGGTGTAGGTTCCTGGGGCAACTTTTCTTCCTCTATAAGAACCCTCAATAAATGCAGTTGGTATACCAGGCATTGTCGGGTAACGCATGTCCCAAACAAATCTATTGACTCCTTTGGAAGTACTAAGAGTTGGTTCGGGAGAGGGGCCACCATCGTAGCTTTTGAAATTTTTTGATGGGATAGAACTAAAGGTTCGAATATGATTTCCATCCCCGTCATGTATGGTCAACTGAAGTTCTTTTTCAGTATCAAGATTTTCAGGCAAGTGGTAATACAAAACTACCCCATTGGCAGGATTGACACCTTCCAAGCTGCCTTTGCCGTCTGCACTGTTACTGTTCATAGCCGAATACCAATTGCCATGTATAGCAACATCGGGGCTGTACAAATGCAAGCTGGCTACACCTGACTTCAATTCTCGTACTACGTTCAGATCGTCTAAAATCCAA encodes:
- a CDS encoding DUF6756 family protein; protein product: MGEVSQEISTAIKALKYSDEQIRLLDFDSGKELYFKLLDWFVKSGDRRWWWEDFKQESFDFPKYEKPFEQLIKIIPDADKNVWLMVEDDQEDFYQIYDCQPSIIGKLIGECFGFEYYVIDKNKDWLICENHHNRLIGLGQRLKERNMDKTK
- a CDS encoding HepT-like ribonuclease domain-containing protein, yielding MDNKINAWLEDILRSIDEIFDFLPEKKDFLEFQKDLKTKKAVERNIEIIGEAVNRITNHKNTKIEIQNARQIIGTRNRIAHEYDNISDEIIWTIIVRELPKLKEEIKKFKN
- the rhuM gene encoding virulence protein RhuM/Fic/DOC family protein, which codes for MESIDFISEIVVFKPSQGSNEFEIILDGEHDTVWVTEQQLVELFGKARRTIGEHIRNIYKEGELEKESTWRNFRQVQKEGERKVKRAVSAYNLDVVISVGYRVKSPVGIEFRKWATQRLKDYLVKGYAINSELLSKQGQKIIQLENQLDILRERTFESQRVLTEGFLDIILKYSKSFELLNRYDSEDLQLDNLSKEIIYVINYDDVKKAIHQLKKELVQKGEAGELFGNEKDDSFRGILGSISQTVFGELAYPTIEEQAAQLLYSVIKGHAFSDGNKRIGSFLFVWFLEQNSYHLDERGVRKINENTLVALALAVAQSLPEQRDLMIKLIVNLIKN
- a CDS encoding VOC family protein, with amino-acid sequence MSKKSNLVVYFEIPVTDIDRAVKFYKAVFHFDFDKENIDNNEMALFPFVDENSGITGALAKGEIYKPTKDGVVIYFKTENIDETLKLATSNGGQILYPKTDNGIGLVAEFEDSEGNRIALYQTK
- a CDS encoding nucleotidyltransferase family protein, which codes for MKISEKNIEQIKKLCKEYRVKNFSVFGSVLTDSFSSDSDIDFVVDFDENDPIKYTDLYFQLKEKLELILKRQIDLIEERGIKNSFFRKEIDESKVVIYG